The following proteins are co-located in the Paludibaculum fermentans genome:
- a CDS encoding beta-ketoacyl-ACP synthase III, with amino-acid sequence MRNVKISAVGAWVPPRVLTNADLEKMVDTTNEWILERTGIRERHIADPEIATSDMALNAARIALEERGTTAEDVDAIILCTVTPDHMFPSTACIIQHKLGAKHAWGFDLVAACSSFVYGLTTAAHLVGSGSHKKVLVIGSDTMSRIIDYTDRSTCVLFGDGAGAFLIEPGEEGGPGFIGFRNELDGSGGEALKMPAGGSRMPPTHETIDQRLHFVHQEGQAVFKFAVRRMGEISSELLAAHNLKPSDVKLMIPHQANRRIILACADRLGIPHDKVLINIERYGNTTSGTIPIATREAIDTGRLQKGDLVLFAAVGAGFTVGANLWRWAI; translated from the coding sequence TTGCGGAACGTTAAGATCAGTGCGGTTGGCGCGTGGGTGCCGCCGCGCGTACTCACCAATGCAGACCTGGAGAAGATGGTCGATACCACGAATGAGTGGATTCTGGAGCGAACCGGAATTCGGGAGCGGCACATTGCCGATCCTGAGATCGCCACGTCGGACATGGCCCTGAATGCGGCGCGGATCGCGCTGGAAGAGCGTGGCACGACGGCGGAGGATGTCGATGCGATCATCCTTTGCACGGTAACGCCAGACCACATGTTCCCGTCCACGGCCTGCATCATCCAGCACAAGCTCGGGGCGAAGCATGCGTGGGGATTCGATCTAGTGGCCGCGTGTTCCAGTTTTGTTTACGGGTTGACCACCGCTGCCCACCTGGTGGGTAGTGGGTCTCACAAGAAGGTACTGGTGATCGGCTCGGACACGATGAGCCGGATCATCGACTACACGGACCGTTCGACCTGCGTGCTCTTCGGCGATGGCGCGGGCGCGTTCCTGATTGAGCCCGGGGAAGAGGGCGGCCCGGGATTCATCGGGTTCCGGAATGAACTGGACGGATCGGGCGGGGAAGCGCTGAAGATGCCCGCCGGCGGCTCCAGAATGCCCCCTACGCACGAGACCATCGACCAGCGGCTGCACTTCGTTCACCAGGAAGGGCAGGCCGTTTTCAAGTTCGCGGTGCGCCGCATGGGCGAGATCAGCTCTGAGCTGCTGGCGGCCCACAACCTGAAGCCTTCGGATGTGAAGCTGATGATTCCGCACCAGGCGAACCGCCGGATCATTCTGGCCTGCGCTGACCGCCTCGGCATTCCGCACGACAAGGTGCTGATCAACATCGAGCGTTACGGCAATACGACTTCCGGGACGATCCCGATCGCCACGCGGGAAGCGATCGACACGGGCCGTCTGCAGAAGGGCGATCTGGTGCTGTTCGCGGCCGTTGGAGCAGGCTTTACCGTAGGCGCCAATCTCTGGCGCTGGGCAATCTAG
- a CDS encoding YebC/PmpR family DNA-binding transcriptional regulator — translation MSGHSKWATIKHKKASLDAKRGKTFTRLIKEIVIAARSGGDPDSNARLRTAITAAKAVSMPAENIKRAVMRGTGELEGGQIDEIMFEGYGPGGAAIMVSTATDNRNRTVSEMRHMFSKQGGNMGEVGSVAWMFDRKSQILIEKEKATEDQLMEFALDAGADDVRDEGENWEILSAPESHHTVLEALSKAGIPTVEAEIAMIPKNLVEVDAKHANAMMKIMDLLEEHDDVQNVYTNADFGDEEAED, via the coding sequence ATGTCCGGACACTCAAAGTGGGCGACGATCAAGCACAAGAAGGCCTCGTTGGATGCCAAGCGCGGCAAAACGTTTACGCGGCTGATCAAGGAAATCGTGATCGCGGCGCGTAGCGGCGGCGATCCCGACAGCAACGCTCGCCTGCGTACGGCAATCACCGCGGCCAAAGCCGTTTCGATGCCCGCCGAAAACATCAAACGCGCCGTCATGCGCGGCACTGGCGAACTCGAAGGCGGCCAGATCGACGAAATCATGTTCGAAGGCTACGGTCCGGGTGGCGCCGCCATCATGGTCTCCACGGCTACCGACAACCGCAACCGTACCGTCAGCGAAATGCGCCACATGTTCTCCAAGCAGGGCGGGAACATGGGCGAAGTGGGCTCCGTGGCCTGGATGTTCGACCGCAAGAGCCAGATCCTCATCGAGAAGGAAAAGGCGACGGAAGACCAGTTGATGGAATTCGCGCTCGACGCCGGGGCCGACGACGTGCGCGACGAAGGCGAAAACTGGGAGATCCTCTCCGCGCCGGAATCTCATCACACGGTGCTCGAGGCGCTATCCAAGGCCGGCATCCCCACCGTGGAAGCGGAAATCGCCATGATCCCCAAGAATCTGGTCGAAGTCGATGCCAAGCATGCCAACGCGATGATGAAGATCATGGACCTGTTGGAAGAGCACGACGATGTCCAGAACGTTTACACCAACGCTGACTTCGGCGACGAAGAAGCGGAAGACTAA
- a CDS encoding DNA polymerase III subunit alpha, translating into MPYAALHCHSFYSMLDSTLPPELIAEAAHASGMSAVAITDRDTVAGAVLFYKKARALGLHAVIGSEVTLPDKSALVLLVENQRGYSNLCQLLTAGVNPETLGQFQEGLICLAGPRSAPAQALRGNRPVEPSLRQLLDIYGRNLALEISPHNEDDLRIARLFSDLSRKNRIALTTSVDVHYANPDERLRYDILQSMRTLTLLNQRHAEKLPPGRHHWHTEEDITRFFGALPQAIENTVRIAERCRFDFELGDIRFPKFPCDQPVALLRSKLEQGLLRRYGAEPEAKVHERLQREMAIIEEVGYAEYFLVFADIVEWCATKNIATLARGSAAGSLVCYLLGISNVCPFRFGLCFERFLNRERMQFAKLADIDLDLPWDRRDEVIQYVFERYGREHVAMIGAVHTFQGRSAVADIAKVYGIPEREVRRFTAHLPWHSGDTAEAARQTPECRDLPLDQEPYKTVLAMAGSFDGIPRHFSMHPCGLVISGDRITERIPLFESAKGLMTTHYAMDDVEELGLLKLDLLGQAGLTVLHDTLVNLEENGQPKPDLERLDWTDGETWEAIATGKARGVFHIESPAMTNLLVMTNCRDIDCLTAVESIIRPGAANEGKKRAYARRHQGLEPVTYAHPSLENLLHDTYGLMAFEEHILLVANGFAGMPWGRADLLRRALVKNKDRERIESLGREFREAAQALGRTAEETERVWELLHDFAGYMFNKAHSAAYAVEAFTGAWLKTRYPVEFLAAVLSSRRGFYSPLLYVMEALRNGAKFLLPDLHVSDPHRFLVKDNTIRLPIDQVRGLGSAALDRITGRRPFEDIGDFFRAVKPSRAEWLSLLKAGALDVFQEPRGRIFWRLQRLEASSQVERKPMIEPDLPESFDATPESRARWEHETLGFPVSIHPLDYFAPGLNWDRFQSSSELAAHQHSLYGKEVRAAGLVVADRHHPTENGTMKFLTLADWTGFVEVSLFAQVYRNYGHLTVQPVVAVEATMDPFDNRKGFALNGQRVLRPETVQARIVAGVPGRRPNGS; encoded by the coding sequence ATGCCATACGCTGCGCTGCACTGCCATAGCTTCTACTCGATGCTCGATTCGACGCTGCCGCCCGAGCTGATTGCCGAAGCGGCGCACGCGTCCGGCATGAGCGCCGTGGCGATCACAGACCGCGATACGGTGGCCGGTGCCGTCCTGTTTTATAAGAAAGCACGGGCCTTAGGCCTGCACGCAGTGATCGGCAGCGAAGTGACCTTGCCTGACAAGTCCGCACTGGTGCTGCTGGTGGAGAACCAGCGCGGTTACTCCAACCTGTGCCAGTTGCTGACGGCCGGGGTGAATCCGGAGACACTGGGCCAGTTTCAGGAAGGGCTCATCTGCCTGGCAGGCCCGCGCAGCGCGCCGGCCCAGGCGTTGCGAGGGAACCGGCCGGTGGAGCCGTCGCTGCGGCAACTGCTTGATATCTATGGACGGAACCTGGCCCTGGAGATCTCGCCGCACAACGAAGACGACCTGCGCATCGCACGCCTGTTCTCTGATCTGTCCCGCAAGAATCGCATTGCCCTGACGACCTCGGTCGACGTGCATTACGCCAATCCGGACGAGCGGCTGCGCTACGACATCCTGCAGAGCATGCGCACGCTGACGCTTTTGAATCAACGGCATGCCGAGAAACTGCCGCCCGGCCGCCACCACTGGCATACCGAGGAGGACATCACCCGGTTTTTCGGAGCCCTGCCGCAAGCAATTGAAAACACAGTGCGTATCGCCGAACGCTGCCGTTTCGACTTCGAGCTGGGCGACATCCGTTTCCCCAAATTCCCGTGCGACCAGCCGGTGGCGCTGTTGCGGTCGAAGCTGGAGCAGGGGCTGCTGCGGCGCTATGGAGCCGAGCCGGAGGCGAAGGTCCACGAGCGGCTGCAGCGCGAGATGGCGATCATCGAAGAGGTTGGCTATGCCGAGTATTTTCTTGTCTTTGCCGACATTGTCGAGTGGTGCGCCACGAAGAACATCGCCACCCTGGCGCGCGGCAGCGCGGCCGGCAGCCTCGTCTGCTACCTGCTGGGCATCTCGAATGTCTGCCCGTTCCGCTTCGGCCTTTGCTTTGAACGGTTCCTGAACCGCGAGCGGATGCAGTTCGCCAAGCTGGCCGATATCGATCTGGACCTGCCCTGGGACCGGCGAGACGAAGTGATCCAGTATGTCTTTGAACGATATGGGCGCGAGCATGTCGCCATGATCGGGGCGGTCCATACGTTCCAGGGCCGCTCCGCCGTGGCCGATATCGCCAAAGTTTACGGTATTCCGGAGCGCGAAGTGCGCCGTTTTACCGCGCATCTGCCCTGGCATAGCGGCGACACGGCCGAGGCCGCCCGCCAGACACCCGAGTGCCGCGACCTGCCCCTCGACCAGGAACCGTACAAGACCGTACTGGCCATGGCCGGCAGCTTCGATGGCATCCCCCGCCACTTCTCGATGCACCCGTGCGGCCTGGTGATCAGCGGCGACCGCATCACTGAGCGCATCCCCCTGTTTGAATCGGCCAAGGGCCTGATGACCACGCACTATGCCATGGATGACGTTGAGGAATTAGGGCTTTTGAAACTGGACCTACTGGGGCAGGCTGGGCTGACCGTGCTGCACGACACGCTCGTGAATCTGGAGGAGAACGGTCAGCCCAAGCCGGATCTGGAGCGGCTCGACTGGACGGACGGCGAGACCTGGGAGGCCATCGCTACCGGTAAAGCCCGTGGTGTCTTCCACATAGAGTCTCCGGCCATGACGAACCTGCTGGTGATGACCAACTGCCGCGACATCGACTGCCTGACGGCGGTGGAATCGATCATCCGGCCCGGCGCTGCAAACGAAGGGAAGAAAAGGGCTTATGCGCGCCGGCACCAGGGGCTGGAGCCGGTGACCTATGCCCATCCGTCGCTCGAGAATCTGCTGCACGACACCTACGGACTGATGGCGTTCGAGGAGCATATCCTATTGGTAGCAAACGGCTTTGCCGGCATGCCGTGGGGCCGGGCCGACCTGTTGCGCCGAGCCCTGGTGAAGAACAAAGACCGCGAGCGCATCGAGTCGCTGGGCCGCGAGTTCCGCGAGGCCGCCCAGGCATTGGGCCGCACGGCCGAGGAGACCGAGCGGGTCTGGGAGCTGCTGCACGATTTCGCCGGCTACATGTTCAATAAAGCCCATTCGGCGGCGTATGCGGTGGAGGCGTTTACAGGCGCCTGGCTGAAGACGCGCTATCCGGTAGAGTTTCTGGCGGCTGTGCTGTCGTCGCGGCGCGGCTTCTATTCGCCGCTGCTGTACGTGATGGAGGCGCTGCGCAACGGCGCGAAGTTCCTGCTGCCCGACCTGCATGTCTCTGACCCGCATCGGTTTCTGGTGAAGGACAACACGATCCGGCTGCCCATCGACCAGGTGCGCGGTTTGGGTTCGGCGGCGCTGGACCGGATTACCGGGCGGCGGCCGTTCGAGGACATCGGCGACTTCTTCCGGGCGGTGAAACCGAGCCGGGCTGAGTGGCTGTCGCTGTTGAAGGCCGGGGCGCTGGACGTCTTTCAGGAGCCGCGGGGCCGTATTTTCTGGCGGTTACAGCGTTTGGAGGCGTCGTCCCAGGTGGAGCGGAAGCCGATGATCGAGCCGGACCTACCGGAGTCGTTTGACGCCACGCCGGAGTCGCGGGCGCGTTGGGAGCACGAGACTTTGGGGTTCCCGGTGAGCATTCATCCGCTGGACTACTTCGCGCCGGGGCTGAACTGGGACCGGTTCCAGTCGTCTTCCGAACTGGCGGCGCACCAGCATAGCCTGTACGGGAAAGAAGTGCGGGCGGCCGGCCTGGTGGTGGCGGACCGCCATCATCCGACGGAGAACGGCACCATGAAGTTCCTGACGCTGGCGGATTGGACGGGTTTTGTGGAGGTTTCGCTGTTTGCCCAGGTGTACCGCAATTACGGTCATTTGACGGTGCAACCGGTGGTGGCGGTGGAGGCCACGATGGACCCGTTCGACAACCGTAAAGGCTTTGCGCTCAACGGTCAACGGGTGCTGCGGCCTGAGACGGTGCAGGCCCGGATTGTGGCCGGTGTTCCAGGCCGCCGGCCGAACGGTTCCTAG
- the pheA gene encoding prephenate dehydratase — protein sequence MPPKTKPFQAAFQGELGAFSQEAAMRLLGPEVHVQPCQRFEEVFQSLRDGKVDAAVIPIENTLHGSVHENYDHLLHFDHKIVAETSVRIVHNLIAPPGVRFKDIRRTFSHPVALNQCLHFLAANPQVERVPFYDTAGSVKMVMEDGLKDAAAIASAVSATIYGAHILKRSIEDDRQNFTRFFLLRRSDQPELKLEEPAKKGWKTSLVFSTRNQPGSLFKALSAFALRDLSLTKIESRPLRGKPWEYLFYVDFLGSVEEERVKKALGHLQELADLLRVLGCYRA from the coding sequence ATGCCTCCTAAAACTAAACCGTTTCAGGCTGCGTTCCAAGGCGAACTCGGCGCTTTCAGCCAGGAGGCCGCTATGCGGCTGCTCGGCCCCGAAGTCCATGTCCAGCCTTGCCAGCGCTTCGAGGAAGTCTTTCAGTCTCTACGAGATGGGAAAGTCGATGCCGCCGTCATCCCCATCGAGAACACACTCCACGGGTCCGTTCACGAGAACTACGACCACCTTTTGCACTTCGATCATAAGATCGTCGCCGAGACCAGCGTCCGCATTGTTCACAACCTGATCGCGCCGCCCGGCGTCCGATTCAAAGATATTCGACGCACTTTCTCGCACCCGGTCGCCCTGAACCAGTGCCTCCATTTCCTCGCCGCCAACCCCCAGGTGGAGCGCGTCCCCTTCTACGACACCGCCGGTAGCGTCAAAATGGTCATGGAAGACGGCCTCAAAGACGCCGCCGCCATTGCCTCCGCTGTCTCGGCCACTATCTATGGAGCCCATATCCTCAAGCGCTCCATCGAGGACGACCGCCAGAACTTCACTCGCTTTTTCCTGCTGCGCCGTTCCGATCAACCCGAACTCAAGCTGGAGGAGCCCGCGAAGAAGGGCTGGAAAACTTCGCTCGTGTTTTCCACCAGGAATCAGCCCGGCTCTCTCTTCAAGGCGTTGAGCGCCTTTGCCCTCCGCGATTTATCCCTGACCAAGATCGAATCGCGGCCCCTGCGCGGCAAACCCTGGGAATATCTCTTCTATGTCGATTTCCTCGGTAGCGTCGAGGAAGAGCGCGTCAAGAAAGCCCTCGGCCATTTGCAGGAATTGGCCGACCTGCTCCGCGTCCTCGGCTGCTATCGCGCCTAA
- a CDS encoding helix-turn-helix domain-containing protein: protein MDDPGQKLKRARERLGLRYRDVEEFSQQIADRRKNSEFSILLSRLSDIENRGVVPSIFKLYSLCAIYRLDLAEVVRWYGVEVSQLVTDAAALSPEKSHLIGLGREKFGSMQSGDIQVPLSLDPGLDLSKTTFLTRFIQSWGVLPLMLVAGLDLKGHRYAYVGTDDWFMYPMLLPGSLLLLDESRKKIAAGPWAGMVDRPVYFLEHRDGWMCGWCSLVEDTLIVQPHPASGCAPVVFQYPSEVDVIGQVTGVANRLDAGPPRRTRS, encoded by the coding sequence ATGGACGACCCAGGTCAAAAGCTAAAGCGTGCGCGGGAGCGTCTGGGGCTACGCTACCGGGACGTCGAGGAGTTCAGCCAGCAGATTGCCGACCGCCGGAAGAACAGCGAATTCAGTATCCTGCTAAGCCGGCTCTCCGATATCGAGAACCGCGGTGTAGTGCCAAGCATCTTCAAGCTCTACTCGCTGTGCGCGATTTACCGGCTGGATCTGGCGGAAGTGGTGCGCTGGTATGGCGTGGAAGTGAGCCAGTTAGTGACGGATGCCGCGGCGTTGAGTCCGGAGAAGTCGCATCTGATCGGCCTGGGGCGCGAGAAATTCGGATCGATGCAGTCGGGTGATATCCAGGTTCCGTTGTCGCTGGACCCGGGTCTGGATCTGTCGAAAACCACGTTCCTGACGAGGTTCATCCAAAGCTGGGGTGTCCTGCCCCTGATGCTGGTGGCGGGCCTGGATTTGAAGGGCCACCGGTACGCCTATGTCGGGACGGACGACTGGTTCATGTATCCGATGCTGCTGCCAGGCAGCCTGCTGCTGCTGGATGAAAGCCGGAAGAAGATCGCCGCCGGACCCTGGGCGGGCATGGTCGACCGTCCGGTTTATTTCCTGGAGCATCGGGATGGGTGGATGTGCGGGTGGTGCAGCCTGGTGGAAGATACGCTGATTGTGCAGCCCCATCCTGCATCAGGGTGCGCACCTGTTGTGTTTCAGTACCCGTCCGAGGTGGATGTGATCGGCCAGGTTACTGGCGTCGCGAATCGTCTGGACGCCGGGCCGCCGAGGCGTACTCGTTCCTGA
- a CDS encoding transposase, producing MVVEAIRYNAGTLGQYELHAYVVMPNDVHLLVTPTVAIPKLAKSLKGITAKRANQMLGSTGRPFWQEEYYDHTVRAVGGFERIRAYIEGNPVRAGLAREIEEYRWSSAGKANAGFAGPGE from the coding sequence ATGGTCGTCGAGGCCATTCGGTATAACGCAGGGACTCTCGGGCAGTATGAATTGCATGCCTACGTGGTGATGCCGAACGATGTACACCTGCTTGTCACGCCGACGGTGGCCATACCGAAGTTGGCGAAATCGCTCAAGGGGATCACGGCGAAACGGGCCAACCAGATGCTGGGCTCTACAGGGCGGCCGTTCTGGCAGGAGGAGTATTATGACCACACTGTGCGCGCGGTTGGCGGGTTTGAGCGGATTCGTGCGTATATTGAGGGGAATCCAGTTCGAGCTGGACTGGCTAGGGAGATCGAAGAGTATCGTTGGTCCAGTGCTGGTAAGGCGAATGCAGGGTTCGCTGGCCCAGGGGAATAG
- a CDS encoding phosphopentomutase → MAFRRIAWIVLDSVGIGAMPDWQAFGDDRAGDTLGHCASLRPLHLPNLCSLGLANIRPFDHLTAASAPRGSFGRCTLASPGKDTTTGHWEMVGIHLSKPFPLYPNGFPADLMAEFERRIGRGTLGNYAASGTEIIKQLGDEHLATGKPIVYTSADSVFQIAAHEGVIPIPEQYRICEIARALLTGPHEVGRVIARPFEGVSPNFTRTTNRHDYAVPPPEGMLLDQLSAHGVPVVSVGKIADIFLGRGVTRSLKTKTNADGMAKTLEALASIESGLVFVNLVDFDMLFGHRNDPEGYSKALEAVDAWVPQLEAALGPEDLVVLTADHGCDPTTPSTDHSREYVPLIAFGPKAQSGANLGTRGSLADIGQTVAENFGTSIKTGTSFLPSIR, encoded by the coding sequence ATGGCCTTTCGCCGAATCGCGTGGATTGTTCTGGATAGCGTTGGCATCGGAGCCATGCCAGACTGGCAGGCCTTCGGCGACGACAGGGCCGGCGACACGCTGGGCCACTGCGCCAGCCTGAGGCCGCTCCACCTGCCCAATCTCTGCTCGTTGGGCCTGGCCAACATCCGCCCGTTCGACCATCTCACGGCCGCCTCAGCGCCACGAGGTTCCTTCGGACGCTGTACGCTGGCCTCCCCCGGCAAGGACACCACCACCGGGCATTGGGAGATGGTCGGCATTCATCTGTCGAAGCCGTTTCCGCTCTATCCCAACGGCTTTCCGGCCGATCTGATGGCCGAATTCGAACGCCGCATCGGCCGCGGCACGCTGGGCAATTACGCCGCTTCCGGCACCGAGATCATCAAGCAACTCGGCGACGAGCATCTGGCCACGGGCAAGCCCATCGTCTACACCTCGGCCGACAGCGTCTTCCAGATCGCGGCGCACGAGGGCGTCATCCCGATCCCCGAGCAGTACCGGATCTGCGAAATAGCGCGGGCATTACTGACCGGCCCGCACGAAGTGGGGCGCGTCATTGCGAGGCCGTTCGAGGGCGTCTCTCCAAACTTCACCCGAACAACCAACCGCCACGACTATGCGGTGCCTCCGCCCGAAGGTATGTTGCTGGACCAGCTATCCGCGCACGGCGTGCCGGTAGTGAGTGTCGGCAAGATTGCGGACATCTTCCTGGGGCGCGGTGTGACGAGGTCGCTCAAGACGAAGACGAATGCGGACGGCATGGCGAAGACCCTGGAGGCGTTGGCGTCGATCGAGAGCGGCCTGGTCTTCGTAAACCTGGTCGACTTCGACATGCTCTTCGGACACCGCAACGACCCGGAAGGCTATTCCAAGGCCTTGGAAGCAGTCGATGCCTGGGTGCCTCAACTCGAAGCAGCGTTAGGCCCGGAGGATCTGGTGGTGCTGACCGCGGATCACGGCTGCGACCCAACGACGCCGTCAACGGATCACAGCCGCGAATACGTGCCGCTCATTGCCTTTGGTCCGAAAGCCCAATCGGGAGCAAACCTGGGCACCCGAGGCTCCTTGGCGGACATCGGCCAAACGGTAGCGGAGAACTTTGGAACGAGCATCAAAACCGGAACCAGTTTCCTGCCGTCGATACGCTGA
- a CDS encoding SprT family zinc-dependent metalloprotease — MQVLGDYPTESTEQIFARVYSDIARGKSVGAVVCIVRPYVNTMGKIHLKGDDLEVRLSELIAGAPGTVREALAWILISKLFRRQVPQHWLLHYRRYMNRREVRRTHQVVRQLRGRKYVSGPSGDHHDLDPLFDAINLKYFGGLMQKPQLGWSRKPSRWLLGHFDSVHNAIIISRILDQENIPSLAVEYVLYHEMLHLKHPVEHKGSRRCVHSREFHLDEKLFDGLKEAKAILKHL; from the coding sequence ATGCAAGTCCTGGGCGATTATCCTACCGAATCCACCGAGCAGATCTTTGCCCGCGTGTACTCCGACATAGCACGCGGAAAGTCCGTGGGTGCAGTGGTTTGCATCGTCCGGCCCTACGTCAACACAATGGGTAAAATCCATTTGAAGGGCGATGATCTGGAAGTGCGCCTCAGCGAGCTCATTGCGGGCGCGCCCGGCACCGTGCGCGAAGCTTTGGCCTGGATCCTGATCTCCAAACTCTTCCGCCGCCAGGTCCCCCAGCACTGGCTGCTCCACTACCGCCGCTACATGAACCGCCGCGAGGTCCGGCGGACCCACCAGGTGGTCCGGCAGTTGCGTGGCCGCAAGTACGTCTCCGGGCCAAGCGGCGATCACCACGACCTGGATCCGCTTTTCGATGCGATAAATCTGAAATACTTCGGCGGCTTGATGCAAAAACCCCAACTGGGTTGGAGTCGTAAACCCTCCCGCTGGCTGCTGGGTCACTTCGATTCAGTGCACAACGCCATCATCATCAGCCGTATCCTCGACCAGGAGAATATCCCTAGTCTCGCGGTGGAGTACGTGCTCTATCACGAGATGCTGCACCTGAAGCATCCCGTGGAACACAAGGGCTCCCGGCGGTGTGTCCATTCACGAGAGTTCCATCTGGACGAGAAGCTGTTCGACGGGCTGAAGGAAGCGAAAGCAATCTTAAAGCATCTCTGA
- the ruvC gene encoding crossover junction endodeoxyribonuclease RuvC translates to MRILGIDCGSQFTGYGVIDTDGTRHRLVEAGVIRTSAKDPFSARLLTIGSRLREIAAEFAPDEAAVEDTFTSVNVRSALKLTHVRGVAMFVLAEAGMEVAEYPPAQVKMAVASNGRAEKEQVQWMVRVLLGLSEPIASLDASDALAVALCHAMRRPVKVAL, encoded by the coding sequence GTGCGCATCCTGGGCATCGACTGCGGCAGCCAATTTACCGGTTACGGCGTCATCGATACGGACGGCACGCGCCATCGCCTCGTCGAAGCGGGTGTCATCCGCACCAGCGCCAAAGATCCCTTTAGCGCCCGTCTCCTGACCATCGGTTCGCGCCTGCGCGAAATTGCGGCCGAGTTCGCGCCCGATGAGGCCGCGGTCGAAGATACCTTCACCTCCGTCAACGTTCGTAGCGCCCTGAAACTAACCCACGTCCGCGGCGTCGCCATGTTCGTGCTGGCCGAAGCGGGCATGGAAGTGGCCGAGTATCCGCCGGCGCAGGTGAAAATGGCCGTGGCCAGCAATGGCCGGGCCGAAAAGGAACAGGTCCAGTGGATGGTGCGCGTGCTGCTGGGGCTCTCGGAACCCATTGCCTCGCTGGACGCGTCTGACGCATTAGCGGTCGCCCTCTGCCATGCCATGCGGCGGCCCGTGAAAGTCGCCCTATGA
- a CDS encoding redoxin family protein, whose product MKTLFLIVLSSSVLLLGQSKPPAKAPSARKAEKAEPAQQPEPAEKQADDPAARENQELERSLGESGGSPVEYTRALERHLKKYPDSARRQEIIRVLAQAAVENRDKARLVLYGVPAIESGARGGAILDNVTRTLLDRDDKESAEKALKYSRMLVEMVSDQRKSQLESKEPGSGRGRRLDETEYALTRAYTFEARALSNLARFDEALEAARKGWAVCPTAENAFERARLLEKAGKPKDALESLAEALALNDERTAPTDAAKEGARLGELSKKAFGDENGFGAVALAAYQRVGQATTARQARLKQFDPNFGAKAPADFTLGGVSGEPVSITSLKGKVVILDFWATWCGPCRAQHPLYEQAKLRFKDNPDVIFLNVSTDEDRGAVKPFLEAQKWKGQFLYEDGLAVLLRINSIPTTVILDRQGAVVSRMNGYIADRFVDMLSDRIRDALEN is encoded by the coding sequence ATGAAAACACTCTTCCTGATCGTCCTCTCCTCCTCCGTCCTCCTGCTCGGGCAGTCGAAGCCCCCGGCCAAAGCGCCGTCTGCCAGGAAGGCTGAGAAAGCTGAGCCTGCCCAGCAGCCGGAACCGGCGGAGAAGCAGGCGGACGATCCGGCCGCCAGGGAGAATCAGGAACTGGAACGCTCCCTCGGCGAATCCGGCGGCAGCCCGGTGGAGTACACCCGCGCCCTCGAACGCCATTTGAAGAAGTACCCGGACTCCGCGCGCCGTCAGGAGATCATCCGCGTCCTCGCCCAGGCGGCCGTGGAAAATCGTGACAAGGCGCGCCTGGTGCTCTACGGAGTCCCCGCCATTGAGAGCGGCGCGCGCGGCGGCGCCATCCTCGACAATGTCACCCGCACCCTGCTCGACCGCGACGACAAAGAGAGCGCCGAAAAGGCCTTGAAGTACTCGCGCATGCTCGTCGAAATGGTGAGCGACCAGCGCAAATCGCAGCTCGAATCCAAGGAGCCCGGCTCCGGCCGCGGCCGCCGCCTGGATGAAACCGAATACGCCCTCACTCGCGCTTACACTTTCGAAGCGCGCGCCCTCAGCAACCTCGCCCGCTTCGATGAAGCCCTGGAGGCGGCCAGGAAGGGCTGGGCGGTCTGCCCGACGGCCGAAAACGCCTTTGAGCGCGCGCGCCTGCTGGAAAAGGCAGGCAAGCCGAAGGATGCGCTGGAGTCGCTGGCCGAGGCCTTGGCCCTCAACGACGAGCGCACCGCGCCCACCGACGCAGCCAAGGAAGGCGCCCGCCTGGGCGAACTCTCCAAAAAGGCCTTCGGCGACGAGAACGGTTTCGGCGCCGTTGCCCTCGCCGCCTACCAGCGTGTCGGCCAGGCCACGACGGCCCGCCAGGCCCGCCTGAAGCAGTTCGACCCCAATTTCGGCGCCAAGGCGCCTGCGGACTTCACCCTCGGCGGCGTTTCGGGCGAGCCCGTCTCCATCACCAGCCTGAAGGGCAAGGTCGTGATTCTCGACTTCTGGGCCACCTGGTGCGGCCCGTGCCGCGCGCAGCATCCGCTCTATGAGCAGGCCAAGCTGCGCTTCAAGGACAACCCGGATGTCATCTTCCTCAACGTGTCCACCGACGAGGATCGCGGGGCCGTCAAGCCCTTCCTGGAAGCCCAGAAGTGGAAGGGCCAGTTCCTCTACGAGGATGGGTTGGCCGTGCTGCTGCGCATCAACTCCATCCCCACCACCGTCATTCTCGACCGTCAGGGCGCCGTGGTCAGCCGCATGAACGGCTACATCGCCGATCGCTTCGTCGACATGCTCAGCGACCGCATCCGCGACGCTCTCGAAAACTAA